The genomic stretch gacataagGGCTTAGATGAAAAGAAGTCTTGTAAACAATCTTCAACAGATGCAATTTTAGGCAGTGTAATGTGGCAACCATATGAGGTTGaagtatttatttactttgggGGAAAACATGCATAATGTTATGCtaacatttcttatttttatgacatttttaacaaattatgcttttaagaagtgatggggacaaaatctGCCATTTCAAAAAGTGCTGGGGGCAtgtccccagtgtaaatgacacctgtGAATCCCTTACATCCTTGTAGAcgggacagaaaaacaaaaaatgaagcaCATTCTTAATCTCACCTAACTCTTACAACAAAGTCTGTTTCCTTCTGGACTGACATTAAATCTGCTGGGCTGATGGTAATGTTCCTGAATGTGACTGAACAAAAGGATTTTTGCCTTATCTTTAAATACGTCTTCACATAAGGTTCTACACTGTAGTTATTCTCTATGAgacaataaattaataatttttgGTTATACCATATATAAACAATCAGTTTTCTCTATACATGAGAAACTTTTTGCTCCTAATCTCCTGAATATCACAAATCAAACCTCCTCTGGAAAATGAATGATATATCGTCTAAATAGATTCTCCACTTAAGGCCAAACTGAGTAAATATAAGGAAACACTTCATCCTTTGGTTgatcaacacatctggagatacatggttttcactggacaagAAGGGAATGAAAatttgtaatctgaaaagtaactagtaactagtaagacaaatgtagtggagtaaaaagtgcaatgttTTCCTCTGTTATGTAGTGCAATTGaagcataaagtagcataaaatggaaatattcaggTAAAATACCTtgaatttgtacttaagtactatacttgaggaaatgtacttagttacattccaccactgttcACAACGCCACCATGGTGTCAGCCCCAGTGTCAGCCCTGGTGGCCCTGTCCCTTCCAAAGGCGAGCTGTGGGGGTGACTGCTGTGGCCTTTTGCGGTTGCCACTCCCTTCAGAGATTGATGAATTGATTGTGGGGCTGCTGCCAGTGTGTCTGTGCCCTGGGCGAAGGCGTCCCGGTTACGGGTGGGAATCCCAGCTATGGCATCCGCCCTGGGGCTACTATTGTGGTTGTCCTGCAGGGGGCCCTGGGGGCTGGTGGCCCCGGGAGCAGCTCTGACCCACATACTGCTGTCACACCCCTGGAGACACAGCGGCACTCTCCTCCACACAGACCTCTGATTGGCTCAGACAAAATGACTCTCTGTGGAGAGCAGCAATTCCACAGGGAAACTACCTGACTGTGTCAAACTTCTCTTGATGGCAGCAGTTAGCAAAGGCCAAAAGAGAAAGACCACATAGATCCATGTCCTTCCCACCTCTTTCCTTGCCCATATCCACAGTACATGCTCAATAACCAGGTTCCTTGTATGTGCAGTTAATTAATCTGACTTCAGTCTAATTTGGCAACCGATACGAGGAACATTTGCCGAGTTAAAAACCTTTACGTCAGAATGTTgtgcagaaaaatgaaaattatcagattgttttcactttcatcCTCTGAAGTTTCTCTGTGCTCGCCTTAAATCTCAGTTTAGGTTCATGTTTGTAAGAgcgtgactttgtgacatcacagctagTTTGGAAGCATCTGCAGTGGATGTAATATTGCAGTTCCCGTGACACGGCAAGCAGAGTGCTATTTGATTGTGCATATGTTGGATATTTGGATATTTGGAGCAAATATATAACCTACAAACGTGGTAAAAGCCTcataatttaactttttgtggAGAAAACCATATCAGACACAAATCATTccgccaaggccaaacagtcccctttaattcaatgaaGCCCGATCCAAATGAAACAACCCATACCTACTTAACCATGATTTAAGCTCACCATATCTaagatccacatcaaattgtactcactcaagGATACCGGCCACTTATATACATATGATTTTattcaagatccatgcattaataatgaaaatgttggaaaaaatggaaatctcgcaatgttaaagaaagtgagaacatttcctggatctgtccctttatccggatctgcaccaaatGTTACAgaggtctgttctgggccgCGACCCACCCTCCATTCAAgttttcaacagtttttgtgtaatcctgctgacaaaccgaccaaaaaacaaacatctgtaaaAACGTAAGGTCTTGGGTGGAGGTAATttgggctgggcaatatatttatattgtgatatacaactatatatatcatcttagattttggataccGTTATATCGTGttatggcataagtgttgtcttttcctggttttaaaggctgcattacagtgatgtaattttcagaatttaccagactgttctatttagtcattaaatccacattactgatgattatttatcactTATTGTGCTAAAattttgtgaaagtatcaaTTGTCATCCCTACGATAATGTCGTACTATTGATATCCAGctcagtcctagcatttatggAGTGCAagatatcaaatcaaatcaactttatttatatagccgTGAAGAAGTGAGTGaagaaaaacttgccatattgaaaaaaaatccttttaacagggaaaatatatctatatatacatattatatatatttatttattgtatatattatattcatCATCTATCACGAtgtagcctaaaaatattgcaacatTATTTCAAGGCCATATCACCAAGCCGTGGCTCAAAGGTTTGAGAAGGGATAAagtgcaaatgttaaaaaggtgaaaaatgagTCAGCCAAAGCAAATTTGTGTTCTGgtctttttattgattgatggATGTAGTGCCAGGAATCATTAAATCATTCAACACTTTTGCACCagtttgtgttgcttttatCTCCTCCTTTTGATAATATTCCTCTAAAATCCAATGAATCCATGTTCAGTTTGTTCCCTTTTTGAATAATCATCATCAGCTGGAATGTTCTGCAGTCAGTTTAAAAGTCGGCCAATAGTCATTGAAAGAAGGATGTTTAGCCACAACAGTACTGTGAGTGCATCAGCGTTACAGATCATAGGTGAGATACTTGAATGGTCGGACATTCCTACATACAAACCTGTTATCAAAGAGAACTTAACCACCTGCAATATAAGGccacaaaaacaattttcacaCCAAACCGAATGTAATAGATTGcacgtcacacacacaagctgctgTCAGTTATACATATCCGCCAACACACTGACCCCAGTATCTACAGGTGTATCAATAACACTTTCAATTTGAGTACCATGGTATACTTTTCTTGttacataaacatatatacagttgCGCTGACATAGAAAAGCATGCTTTTGCATATTAGAAGGTTGTTCGGTAAACTTTACACTAAATCCATAACATTTATCAGTACAGCATTGTTCCAACCAGCAGCAGTAATTTAGACTAACAAATATAGTCTGAGGAAACAGGCTATTATAATTCACTTTTATTACAGATCTTGTACAGTATTAACATGCCTTATGATGCAGTATTACTTTCATCCTCTCTCCTATTTTTTTCAATTACGTGATTTGTGTGAACACTCAAAAAGACGACTGTCTGATCTAGTAAgcaaatcaagaaaaaaacacaaaaatcaacaCTTGCCTTTTggtccaaaataaataaatactccattcaaaaaatacaagaaaaaaaaaaaacagacgtTACATTTTTTACAACAATAATGCGTTTAGTGTTACAGAGATACCgttaaaacaagaaacaagtaATGTCACGCCAATTAGGGATGGATAAATAAGGATGACAAGCAATGTGAGTTCTTGTTGACAGATATAGTGCAGCTGCTCGCgcaaactgaattaaaaaataaaacattcgGAACCGTGTAAGCTCTCTGATATTGCCAATCACATGCTCTGCTGCATCACTCTCCACAGGGCAGGCCAATAGCAGCATCATTTTTCTTCCCAAGCCACAGAGGTGGTACAGTGTGCCTGTTCTGTCGTCTGTATCAGTTCAGCTGTCACACCTCGCTGACGCCAGACAAATTGTTTTAACCCTTATTGAGCCAGGCAAGTCGACTATTAGAACAAATCTTTATTTACAGCAGCGGCCTGCAGTAGTTCACACAGCTCTTCACAAGCCCACGAGCCAGTACTGGGATATCTCCATGCAGTTTGGGAAGCAGCAATATACAGTGATACCGGGgcttcttttttaattttttttttccaacagctgCCTTAGCAGTGAATGCACATTGCAATAACGGGAGGGAAAACCATGTGATGCACTTAAAACGAACagggaataaataaataaatatatgctGACAAAAATATGAATTGTTTAAGACTATCCAGTATGTCGTCATGTTTTGTGTCgataaaatcattaaaataaaaataaaaataaatacatttaaataaattaaatctaaaataacttaaagttttaataaataaaaatttagCTCTGAAGCGCGTAATCTGATGGTggtaaaacaagaaaatgttacatttatcGGAGCCTGTATGAGTATGCTGTTTTTAAACAATGTGATAGTATTCTGAGATAGTACTCCCACTATACTATTAAGACATTCTTTATAATTAACATCAAGTTTAAAGTATCTGAGGGAAGGTTGCTCTGCCATCATCACCTTTTCTGGACAAATTAAAAGGtgatggaggtcagaggtcatagAGACTGCAAAGTAGAGGGAATACATATGCCTTTGCAGTAACATTATACTATTACATCCCAATATTTAGCTTGTAAGAATGTGAGTAATTTAGGTCAACTTCGACACCATTGGtttgtaaatatttcaaaatgctCACCGCAGATCCAAATAAATCATAtgactgaaaataaagagaTGAAATTAAAGTATTGGGGGGGGGGAGCCATTGAGAGTCACCCCCTGGGAGCTTTTCAGCACTACCTCTCCATGTAAACACAATGGATCCACTATAACTTCTACCTGGAGCTGGCACCCAGGCTCTTCCCCACTTTACTGACCGTACCCATCACTTCTTGTTCTTCAGCTGATTGGCCAGCCAGTCCAGGCCCTCGTAGAGACCGTCTCCGCTGGTGGCGCAGGTGGCTTGGATGTACCAGTTACGGTGGCGTAGGGAGTGTAGGCCCAGCTTGTCTGTGATCTCTGCAGCGTTCATGGCATTGGGCAGGTCCTGGAGGAAAATCACATTGGGTGTGTCAATCAGGAGGcttcaggaggaaaaaagtaGGAAATACAAAAGAGGAGACACAAGAACGCTGTACCTGTTTGTTGGCAAAGACGAGAAGAACAGCATCCCGCAGCTCATCTTCAGCCAGCATCCTCATCAGCTCCTCTCGAGCTTCATTCACACGCTCACGATCATTGCTGTCCACCACGAAGATCAAACCTGCAGGGAGAGATAAGAGATTGTGTCTTTTTAAAGAGTTAAACAAAACCAGACACAATTTCATCCATCTTTTTGACAATATGCTGACATTACATTTCTAAAAAATCATACTGCTTAATCACATTTATTCACCGTAAAGGCTTTCAACATGACTAAGACAATAATAATTTGAAACAGTTGGAGGCTGTTTGCAAGTGACCTCATCTTAAGCATTAGTCAGATATGCCCTCAGGTGCTGGGGGCGAGAGTGTGCTGCAGGATCTGCCACAGGACTGAGCACCCTTATTAACTCCAACATGGCTGACTCTTTAAGAAGCAGCTGGCGCTGCTCACCCTGGGTGTTCTGGAAGTAGTGTCTCCACAGGGGACGGATCTTGTCCTGGCCGCCCACGTCCCACACGGTGAAGCTGATGTTCTTGTACTCCACTGTCTCTACATTGAAACCTGgataaaaagcaaacaaaatgagTTACAAAAGCCGGACGAACTCAGTGACACGCTGTGTTGCAATGAATTCTTTCCTCACGCACCGATTGTGGGAATGGTGGTCACGATCTCCCCCAGCTTCAGCTTGTAGAGGATGGTGGTTTTCCCAGCGGCGTCGAGCCCCACCATGAGAATCCTCATCTCCTTCTTGCCTATCAGGCTCTTCAACAGGTTCCCAAAGATGTTTCCCATGATGACTGGTGGCTCTCACCTCAACTGCGAAAGAACTGTGACACAAGCTACTGAAGGGACTGCTTTCCATACGTGGcagcaaagcaaaacaaaccgTGAACCACATATAGAAAGTCAaaaccacccacacacaaatcacagcaGCTCTTCAAATGCTTAACATCACCACCATGTTAGGGCTCGAAGCCACCTCAGAGGAAAGCCAGTAAAAGTATACTTCACACCTCGGCAGGCGGCTGACCTGACTTAAAAGGCTTGTTGCTTTACACTTTGACAGCTCACTTGGGAAACTGGCCGCCATACTGGATCACTTTTCATGTGCTGCACAGTAAACCACCTTTTCTGCTGTTTCTGGCGATTGAACAAATGCCTGTGTAATACTCACTTTATATGACACTGAATGGCACATAACCTCGAGCTGTGAGAATGAAAAACAGCCCCTTTGAATGTGACTTGTAGTCTTTTTCTCTGTATGGCCCCTTTAACAGGCCAACTCTGCTGTCAACTTGAGCCATCCTACCTGAGGTGCGTTTGGGTTCACACGGATATTCCATAATTAGAAGGGAGCCTCCTGTGCGGCATACGAGGCATCTCTagaaagcttttattttgtatgctCGTCCATCTCAGCCGATGCTGTTGGCTTCGCCATCCATTCATTTACCTCAAATACACAGGCTGTAGCTGCTAGCATAGCCTTTCATACAGCTGCAGTGGCCGCACATCCATGTACATCTGTCATAACGCGAGGGGAAGACGGCTGATGCTGCAGTACAAGCAGGCGGTGAATTTGAATGAGCACAAATTGCGGCTTTCCAGCGTGAAACGAGAATTATTCGAGCTGTAAGCCAGCGATAATATAAGCTAATGTCTTCGATATCGAAAAGAAAAATCCTCCGGGTCAATTTGTGTGCTGTAATGCCCTCGTACAGTCACGACAAGCGCACCAGTCGGCCTGATGTCGTCGATTTAGCGGCCGCTTATTTTTCATTCAGCACGAAGCGTTACGAGGCGTTAAAAACAGCGTTAAATCCGCTGCGGTCGCCTTTATTACTCGTATACATCTTTaagcatttttcaccatttgcaTGTCATTCACACTTACCCGTCAACGGCAGGCAGGCTACCAGCTGGAGTCAAGGCAAAGGACTGGATGATAGTCTCGCGATGAGCAGCGGCTGTGTTACTGGGTGTTCTCGCGATATTTGGACTCCAGAATACCTCTCATGGTTTTTTCATCGATGACTTGTTAGAAGCCAGGAGCACTGCCGGAGGGCAGCTCTAATTTAATGTTCCcttcataaaacataaaaaataactgtGTGTATCATCAGCATCGACCTGCTTCAAGACTTAAGCTGATTTTTGTGAGATGAAATGCAGCGTAGAGCTTTTAAGACGTGATTCATACACAATGTAGTTTGTGACAAATAGACATGGGTGTAAATGTTATTTGTGTGGTGGCTGCTGCGGCAGGATACCAACAGCTAAACCAATATGATATGTAGTAGAGAGTCTGCAGGCAAACATGCTTGAATAATTAAAACAGGAATCATCTTAATGAATAAGTAAATGGCTGGCTGTAATAGGATGCCAAGTGATACTTCCTGGCAGCAGCCCTCTGTGTGTGACAGATAATGAGGTGACAggaggcacaaaaacacagactgaaTCAATATTAAAGCAGGTTACTACTACTGAGTACTGATTTTGTTAAGGTATCATGttactttatatttatgtaCTTTTGCAGCAGGATGACAATACATACAGGAATTAGGAAGGAACTCCTAAGTGTGGGTTTAACCCATTAAccataaaagaaaacaacccCCAGAGTGATTACATGACATGCCCAAAACCAGCCCCACAGCCACAGGTGAATTCAACATTcgcctccctcttcctctctgttgtgTGTCGGTCAGTGGTCCGGTGATAGATGTGTTTATCAATCCAGTGGTGAAGGCAGAGGAATAAAGAGGGGAGCAGATGTTTGCAGCTGCAGACCAGATTACGGGGTGGAGTGGATGGTGGGGGAGCCTGCTGAGTTTGTGTGCGCCGGGGAGTTTTTCGAGAGGGTTACAGGGGGGTTACAGCGGGCTCGGGTGGTGGCAGGAGAGGTGGGGTGGGGAGTTATGACTTAAAGGAGCCTTTCCTCTGAAGTGTCTGCCAGCGTGCACCCCAGCAAACACAATCACAAGTCTCGTTGGTTCTGCTAGCTGAACTAATGAGGGCCTGCGCGTTGAGGGCAGGGGCTTTGATGTTCTGGGTAGCTGGctccttgtgttttctctcccgctctccttctctgcctgtCCCACATCAAAAAATGAAAGGGGAGTTGAGAAGCAGATGTTTTCAGGCATGTATTTATACAGAGTACACTTTATTCACCCCCTTCTCCATACCCCCATTTGTCCTTTGCTTCTGCATCTCTGCTGTACGTACAGCAAGGATCTATCTCCCTATCTTTATATCCAACTAAACACGCTAAATCGCCTTACTTTATACATATAATCATCCTGTCAATCAAAGTGGGTAACTTTTATCTCTCCtaacttcctctctctgcctccctctctttaATTTCAGCCCAGTCTGGTTGTCATTACTCGGGGGGCAGTCAATGTGTTGCTATGCATGTGTCTTATGTCTGCAGCGatgagggggagaaagagaggaaagagagcgcagaagaggggagagaaagcAATCCCAGGCTGTCCACCAACCTCTGTCTCACACATGGGACAAACAGTGACAGGAAATTCCCTCTTGCAGCAGCTCCAGGGTGAAATGATAAAGGAATGAAGAAATGCAAACCAGAAATCCATTCCCTTATCATTCCTCACCAGTTGCTGTCTCCCTTTTATTCCCTCACTAAATATCAAACAGACAGAACAGTCGATTCAGCCACTGGCACTGCCATTCCTAAGGAGTCAAGAGATATTTACAGAAGTCCACACAAACAAGACTTAATTGGCATTAAATCCTATATGGCAGAGGAGTTTTTTCCCCAGCACGGAGACAGTTTGGATCATCTCAGATATCGAGGAATGCTGCTATCGTAAATTCAGTCAGGTGTTGACGTTAGCGTTTTTCTAAGTCTGCGGTGTGACTGGAATGAGAATGCAAATCACTCGGGTCACCAGGAGGGCTGTCTGACACTTCACATGAGTGGAGCAGCATGCATGTTTTTGATTGTGCATCAGTGCCAGGATTTCTACATGTAAGTGTCTCTGCACATAAACgcatgcatgtgtttatgtccctgtgtttctgtttgtgtagtCTGTCTCCCAGGTAACAGGGACACTACATTCCACGTGGTTTCAGCGAGTCCCTCCTTTGGCTATGAACTCTGGACAGATGATCCCCTCAGATGCTCACACAGCAAAGACTGGTATAAtcgcccccccccctccactctCTGCTCTCTTGATGCTTCTTTCCAGTAATAAAACTCATACTTGAAGGAAACAATATCCTGCAGCCATAAAAAGTCCTTCTCTCAGCATGAAGTGGCCATAAAAAAGCCTCTCACCTCCCAAATCTGTAGTGCGTAGAACTTGCCCCCCAtttacacagaaacagacacacacacccttcagCATCAGTTCTAAAGCAGGACCATCCCTCACTTTGACATGTACGACATGTGGGAAGAATCTAAAGGAGTGCTCAGACTGATGAAGTGGACAAAAGCAAGCGCAGAAGAACAAGAGCTCAGTCATGATTTCATAGGAAAGTGACAGACATCTCATCACAGTTATATCAAGGGGAAGCGTGTTTCTGTCATAATATTGAATGGATTCAAGACCACTAGAGACCCTTCTAATGATGTAATTACTACTATTACACTGATGTAAATGAATTGGACTGATTAGTTGTTCAGAGACTAAACTGATGTTGTATCAACCTTTCCATCTTGAGTTTTACAAGATCTGCTTTCTTCCCTGCTGCTTCAGTGAGAAATCACATCACAATCACATCAATCAGTCCCTGAAAAAACACGATCCTTTACCTTGTCATCCTCTATTAGTCAAACCCTTGTCTACAAAGATTTTGAGACTGCCTGCATATTAAGAGTGGCTCTGTCTGAGTCACAGGTGCAAAATACACAAACGGAGTAAATATCATTAGAAGAGTAAAATGTAAGATAAACTGTGATTAGGACAGCACAGGTTCACTCGGACAGCTCAAGTCTGTCATTAACCCAAACCAAAAAGACAGGCTCCgacacaataataatattaataataatacatttacaaatataCATGtacacatcaaaatacacagctACTGTACAATGAGATGAGTCAGCATGTAGACATTGAAATAGAAATGCTTCTTTGCTGTCGCTCGTCTTTGTTTTGTGGGATAGAAAAGATGGGGTATAGGCCGTTTTCATGGCTGAGAGGGCAGCGTCTAAACAGACCGAGGCAAGACAAACGACGTGAGTCACCTCTTCAATCTCTGACTTGGCATTTTGAGAATAACAGCGGCTACAAAGAGAAAATAGATCCCAGATGATGGacccaaaaaaaggaaaggggGGGATAAACAGATTCTGGGAGAGTTACACAAGGAGCAAAACAAAAGCTCCAACAACAGGAGTGGGCGAAGGGACAGGCTCGCCATCTTGAGTCCTGGATGGGTAAAGGCAGCTGGGAGTGGGAGAACTGCGATCTACTTGCACACGTTGACCCACTCCGTGAGACGACATTCCTCGCACAGCACGTAGCAACACCAGTGGAACCTGCAGTTGCAGCGCTCACTGCGTGTCTGTTTCAGGATGTTGTGTCCGCGGCCGCAGCACAGCGAGCCGCAGCTGTCTGTGCTATAGCTGGTTTTGTTGCAGATGCGTCCTTGTGTACCCGGAGAGTCCACGGACATGTCACGCTCGCAGAAGTCAGGAGACTTCTCAAAGTACACCAACTCTCTGGACATGCTTCGACGGCGACCTCCGTTGAGCCCCCCCGTGCTGCCACTGGCGCCATTTCCTGTTCGAGGGTTGAAAACCCCATTGTTCTTGTTCTGGGAGTTGACAAAGATGGCTGACAGGAACTTTTCCTTGAGCAGAGAACCCACAACCCGGAACTCTGGAGACACATGCCAGCAGGTCTTAAACTGACAACTCCCTGATGTGCCGTGACATTTGCACTTCCTCTTCATGTTGTCCGTCACTAACTGTAGACAGAAAGGCAAATGATGTAAACAAATGATGACATATGACAGTAAGGCACCAGACTGCTCTCTGATGAACATTAAGAATACAGTGGATAAGCATGCTACACACCTGTCGTCCCACCCGGTTGTTATGGATCCTCATACGAGCGTGGATGTCTCTTGGAGACCCACGGGAGTCGAGCCAGTCTCTGGAAAACCGGTCCCCGAAACGGACGTCATGACTGCAGCCCCCCCACTCCCAGGTCTCCTGCATGGAGCTGAGCTCATCTGGCAAAGGCTTGAGCAGGGTGGAGGGGTGGGCAGGGCGCAGGTTAGCGGGCAGATCTCCATGGTGACCGTTTAGCTCTGAGGGTAATGACCGTGTCATGCCGAGGCCTACCCCGCCCTTCTGTAGggtctgcagctgcagctgtgagaGTTTCAGCCGGATCTTGTCATCATCCTGCCGACGCTTGGCCTCACAGCCACACCCCCGCAGCTTGCCCATGCTGCAGGCCGAGGCCACAGAGTGAGCCACACCCGCTGCCAACAATGCCAGGGAGAAGGCACTCTCGCGAAAACCTAGGaacaggacacacaaacacacacagaagactTAAAAAATGATTCAACTGTAGAAGCTGTAAAACAGTCCTGTATCTGTGACCAGAACAATCTCTACTCTCTCTGACCTCCACCCCCCACAGACCCAGGTCACATTTTGACCACCATTAGCTTGCCTCAGGCTCTCACCCCTGTTGAGGATGGTGTTGTGGTGGGGAAGCTTGCCAAGGCCCTCCAGTGTGGAGCAGTTCCAGCGCTGGTCCCGGAGCTGGTGCTGGCATTCGTGGATGGCCACCTGGATGCCCTGCAGAGCAGAGGCTGTCACATCGGGGCTCCGCACACACATCCGCATCTGACGTTTACTGAGGCCTGCCAGCCTCAGGCACACTGAGTTAGGGGTTAGGACTGGATCTCCTGCCACCTTCAGGCTGAGGATATCATTACACAGcaccctgcagagagagaggagagggagagagaaagagttggTGTGGGGGGTCATCAGAGCTGGTCAGGAGTTCATTAGTCAGTTTCAGAGAAGTATGTGGCAACAGAAAGATGTTTTGGATAGTTATGATTatcacaaaaatgcaaaaagattTAGGGATAAGCTCGAAAATGTTTCTAATCTCAAAGGGATTTGCTGGATAAAATTAACAATAAAACGTGTTAATCGATTGCACAAGAATTTACAAGTGTTTCCACTGATGCTGCTTGAAGCAGGAAAAAATATAATTCTGAACAGATCATCCAGCTGAGCAATCACAAAGGCAGAGGATAaattacaaaatacatttttatgggAAAATAACAACCAAATTGTATTCTTTATGGCATGGTTTagactttctaaaaaaaatagtaaaCATCTATTccattgtttcaaaaacactaaataaGCATGTGAAACCAGATGCAgatgtttcactttttaactACATGAGTTAAATATTCGTTTACATCACACACAGTAACTTCCCTCAACTCTTGCCGAATTCCATGCAGCCAGAACCCGCATGTAACATCAACTCTGCTGGCGCTCTCAAGTGCACTCACGT from Pagrus major chromosome 7, Pma_NU_1.0 encodes the following:
- the wnt10b gene encoding protein Wnt-10b produces the protein MELSNKLRWDQFLILAAALLSPALTVLCNDILSLKVAGDPVLTPNSVCLRLAGLSKRQMRMCVRSPDVTASALQGIQVAIHECQHQLRDQRWNCSTLEGLGKLPHHNTILNRGFRESAFSLALLAAGVAHSVASACSMGKLRGCGCEAKRRQDDDKIRLKLSQLQLQTLQKGGVGLGMTRSLPSELNGHHGDLPANLRPAHPSTLLKPLPDELSSMQETWEWGGCSHDVRFGDRFSRDWLDSRGSPRDIHARMRIHNNRVGRQLVTDNMKRKCKCHGTSGSCQFKTCWHVSPEFRVVGSLLKEKFLSAIFVNSQNKNNGVFNPRTGNGASGSTGGLNGGRRRSMSRELVYFEKSPDFCERDMSVDSPGTQGRICNKTSYSTDSCGSLCCGRGHNILKQTRSERCNCRFHWCCYVLCEECRLTEWVNVCK
- the arf3a gene encoding ADP-ribosylation factor 3a, with amino-acid sequence MGNIFGNLLKSLIGKKEMRILMVGLDAAGKTTILYKLKLGEIVTTIPTIGFNVETVEYKNISFTVWDVGGQDKIRPLWRHYFQNTQGLIFVVDSNDRERVNEAREELMRMLAEDELRDAVLLVFANKQDLPNAMNAAEITDKLGLHSLRHRNWYIQATCATSGDGLYEGLDWLANQLKNKK